The following proteins are co-located in the Castanea sativa cultivar Marrone di Chiusa Pesio chromosome 8, ASM4071231v1 genome:
- the LOC142607651 gene encoding outer envelope protein 80, chloroplastic, which produces MPQNDDVRFTSSSLKIPLNPPKPSPFNFPFGSQIAKTRNSLAQLVDSVRTRSEFKQFNFSRFWNRLAESAHSAFPSRDRRSSLLCSASLSLTRSAESAQSEDKQYERLLFVPKSALLCSASLALTRAADESSSSSQKGLNPSRSDEERVLISEVLVRNKDGEELERKDLEMEALQALKASRDNSALTVREVQEDVHRIIYSGYFQSCIPVAMDTRDGIRLVFQVEPNQEFQGLVCDGANVLPAKFLEDAFRDGYGKVINLRCLDEAITSINKWYAERGFFALVSDVEILSGGILRLQVSEAEVNNISIRFLDRKTGEPTTGKTKPETILRQLTTKKGQVYSILQAKRDVDTVLTMGIMEDVSIIPQPAGDTGKVDMVMNVVERPNGGFSAGGGISSGITSGPLSGLIGSFAYSHRNVLGRSQKLNISLERGQIDSIFRINYTDPWIEGDDKRTSRTIMVQNSRTPGTLVHGDQPAGSSLTIGRVTAGIEFSQPIRPKWSGTSGLFFQHAGVYDEKGDPVIKDHFSSPLTASGKIHDNMLLAKFESVYTGSGDHGSSMFAVSMEQGLPVLSEWLSFNRVNARARKGVEIGPARLLLSLSGGHVVGNFPPHEAFAIGGTNSVRGYEEGDVGSGRSYAVGCGEISFPMLGPVEGVCFADYGTDLGSGPTVLGDPAGARLKPGSGYGYGFGIRVDSPLGPLRLEYAFNDKHAKRFHFGVGHRN; this is translated from the exons ATGCCTCAAAACGATGACGTTCGGTTCACTTCGTCGTCTCTGAAAATCCCTCTCAATCCTCCAAAGCCCTCGCCTTTCAATTTCCCGTTCGGCTCCCAAATCGCGAAGACCCGAAACTCGCTCGCTCAGCTCGTCGACTCGGTCAGGACTCGCTCCGAGTTCAAGCAATTCAATTTCTCTCGTTTCTGGAACCGCCTTGCCGAGTCGGCTCACTCCGCGTTTCCGTCTCGGGATCGGCGATCGTCTCTCCTCTGCTCGGCGTCGCTGTCTTTAACTCGGTCCGCCGAGTCGGCTCAGTCCGAGGACAAGCAGTATGAGAGATTGTTGTTTGTACCGAAGTCGGCGCTTCTCTGTTCGGCTTCGTTGGCTCTGACTCGAGCCGCCGAcgagtcttcttcttcttctcagaAGGGGCTGAATCCGAGCCGGAGCGATGAGGAGAGGGTGCTGATCAGTGAAGTGCTGGTGAGGAACAAGGATGGGGAGGAGCTCGAGAGGAAGGACTTGGAAATGGAGGCATTGCAGGCGCTGAAGGCGAGCCGAGACAACTCGGCACTCACTGTGCGCGAAGTTCAAGAGGATGTGCATAGGATCATATACAGTGGATACTTCCAGTCGTGTATTCCAGTCGCCATGGACACGCGTGATGGCATCAGATTGGTGTTTCAG GTAGAACCAAACCAGGAGTTCCAAGGGTTGGTATGTGATGGAGCTAATGTTCTTCCAGCCAAGTTTCTAGAGGATGCTTTCCGTGATGGATATG GAAAAGTGATCAATCTCAGGTGTTTGGATGAAGCAATAACTTCCATTAATAAATGGTATGCGGAGCGGGGCTTTTTTGCCTTG gtttcagatgtTGAGATTCTCTCTGGGGGTATTCTTAGGTTGCAAGTTTCTGAAGCTGAGGTCAATAATATCTCCATACGTTTCCTTGATAGAAAGAC TGGTGAGCCAACTACTGGGAAGACAAAGCCCGAAACAATACTTCGGCAACTTACAACCAAGAAGGGACAG GTCTACAGTATTCTTCAAGCAAAAAGAGATGTAGACACTGTATTAACTATGGGAATCATGGAAGATGTTAGCATTATTCCCCAGCCTGCAGGTG ACACTGGTAAGGTTGATATGGTAATGAATGTTGTTGAGCGTCCAAATGGAGGTTTTTCTGCTGGAGGTGGAATATCAAGTGG GATCACAAGTGGCCCTCTATCAGGACTCATTGGAAG CTTTGCGTACTCTCATAGAAATGTTCTTGGAAGAAGCCAGAAACTCAATATTTCTTTAGAGAGGGGCCAGATTGACTCAATATTCCGTATAAACTACACAGACCCATGGATTGAAGGAGATGACAAGCGGACATCCAGAACAATAATGGTTcag AATTCAAGGACCCCTGGAACTCTTGTTCATGGTGACCAACCTGCTGGTAGTAGCCTGACCATTGGCCGTGTCACTGCTGGTATAGAGTTCAGTCAACCAATCAGGCCAAAGTGGAGTGGAACATCAGGACTTTTTTTTCag CATGCTGGTGTTTATGATGAAAAGGGAGATCCTGTTATCAAGGATCATTTCAGCAGTCCTCTTACTGCAAG TGGCAAAATCCATGACAATATGCTGCTTGCTAAATTTGAGAGTGTTTACACTGGATCCGGTGATCATGGTTCTTCAATG TTTGCAGTCAGCATGGAACAGGGACTTCCTGTTTTGTCCGAGTGGTTGTCTTTCAATAGAGTAAATGCTCGTGCCAGGAAGGGTGTAGAAATCGGTCCTGCTCGCCTTCTTTTAAG TTTGTCTGGTGGTCATGTGGTGGGTAATTTCCCTCCGCATGAAGCCTTTGCCATTGGTGGAACAAACAGTGTTCGAGGTTATGAAGAAGGTGATGTGGGCTCTGGTCGATCTTATGCTGTTGGTTGTGGAGAAATATCTTTCCCCATG TTGGGGCCAGTAGAGGGAGTTTGTTTTGCTGACTATGGCACAGATCTTGGATCAGGCCCAACTGTGCTTG GTGATCCTGCTGGAGCAAGGCTGAAGCCTGGAAGTGGATATGGATATGGGTTTGGCATCCGAGTTGACTCGCCATTGGGCCCTCTACGTCTTGAATATGCATTCAATGACAAACATGCCAAGAGATTTCACTTTGGGGTTGGTCATCGGAACTAA